TGACAAAATGGACAATAATGAGGAATGGTATGCTTAGGAAAAACCAGAGGTATTGCGGGTTGGTAAATTCAAATGCCATCTTTCACTTCTCTCACCTGAATTTCCTCTGCCTGCGCCTGAAGAAGTCTATCAGCGGTGTTACGAAGGCTTTGTCTGTTGAGAGCGCTATGAAGTCAGCGCCTTTCTGAAAAAACATGTTCTGGATTTCGTGCTCCTGTTCCTTCACATAGGACTCGTATGCATCCTTCATATCCTCAGGAACAAAGAGCAGCTGCTTCCCTGTGAAGGGGTCCTTTACCATGACCTGGACATTGTCCTGGGGAAGCGTTCTGTCGCGTGGGTCCCGAATCATCACACCTATAAGGTCAAGCTTCTGGCTAGCAACGCTCAGGTATTTCGTATAGTCTTCTTTTATGCCGATAAAATCCGAGACAACAAACGTCATGGTTCCTTTTGGAAGCCTCTTCACGCAAAATTCCAGCGCATTGCTCAGATTGCAGCCGCCGCCATAATTTCCCGGGTTTTCGAGGTCCTGCGTCAACTGGAAGAACCGGATCTTTGTGCTGGCAGGAGGAACTTTCTTGTGCACATGCTCATTGAAAAAGGCATAGCCTACAGCATCGCGGTTCCCGAGCATCACATACGCAAACGATGCAACAAACTCCGCTGCGTATTCGCTTTTCAGCTTTTCAGTCGATCCATACATCATTGAGGCGCTTGTGTCGACAAGGAAGAAAATATTGAGGTTTCGCTCCTCCATAAACTCCTTGATCAGGAGCTGGTCTGATCTTCTGGAAGCTTTCCAGTCGATTAGCG
This region of Candidatus Nanoarchaeia archaeon genomic DNA includes:
- a CDS encoding DUF58 domain-containing protein gives rise to the protein MARLHIDISKIVKQIELATKDLIGGGLSGGYQSAFRGSGLEFVGYRPYTQNDDATLIDWKASRRSDQLLIKEFMEERNLNIFFLVDTSASMMYGSTEKLKSEYAAEFVASFAYVMLGNRDAVGYAFFNEHVHKKVPPASTKIRFFQLTQDLENPGNYGGGCNLSNALEFCVKRLPKGTMTFVVSDFIGIKEDYTKYLSVASQKLDLIGVMIRDPRDRTLPQDNVQVMVKDPFTGKQLLFVPEDMKDAYESYVKEQEHEIQNMFFQKGADFIALSTDKAFVTPLIDFFRRRQRKFR